A region from the Volucribacter amazonae genome encodes:
- the glnA gene encoding glutamate--ammonia ligase, whose protein sequence is MSNTAVSRVFSLIEENDIKFVLLRFTNIKGKEHAVSIPANLVDEDLFEEGKMFDGSSVEGWRTINKADMLLMPIAETAVVDPFAQIPTLSIRCSIYEPNTMQSYDRDPRSIATRAENYLKSTGIADSASFGPEPEFFLFDDVRFSTAMNKVSYQIDDQEAAWNTNTHYEEGNSGYRPLVKGGYCAVAPNDSGHDIRSEMCLLLAEMGLVIEAHHHEVATAGQNEIATRFNSLTLKADETQIYKYVVQNVAAEHGKTACFMPKPFAGDNGSGMHCNMSLSKDGKNIFMGDKYAGLSETALYYIGGIIKHAKALNAFTNPSTNSYKRLVPGFEAPVLLAYSASNRSASIRIPAVTSPKATRIEARFPDPLANPYLAFSALLMAGLDGILNKIHPGEAMDKNLYDLPPEELKDIPAVSGSLEEALNSLEQDYEFLTQGGVFSKDFIDTYIEMKRKDVERLNMTPHPVEFEMYYA, encoded by the coding sequence ATGTCAAACACAGCTGTTAGTCGCGTTTTTAGTCTTATTGAAGAAAATGATATTAAATTTGTATTGTTGCGTTTTACCAATATTAAGGGTAAAGAACACGCTGTTTCTATCCCTGCCAATTTGGTTGATGAAGATTTATTTGAAGAGGGGAAAATGTTCGATGGTTCATCTGTAGAAGGTTGGAGAACCATTAATAAAGCGGATATGTTATTAATGCCGATTGCAGAAACTGCTGTTGTTGATCCTTTTGCTCAAATTCCAACATTATCCATTCGTTGTAGTATTTATGAACCAAACACCATGCAAAGCTATGATCGTGATCCTCGCTCTATTGCTACACGTGCAGAAAATTATCTAAAAAGCACAGGTATTGCCGACAGTGCGTCTTTTGGACCTGAACCAGAATTTTTCTTATTTGATGATGTGCGTTTTAGCACTGCAATGAACAAAGTCAGTTACCAAATTGATGATCAAGAAGCTGCTTGGAATACCAATACCCATTATGAAGAAGGTAACAGTGGCTATCGTCCGTTAGTGAAGGGCGGTTATTGTGCCGTTGCACCAAATGATAGCGGACATGATATTCGTTCTGAAATGTGTTTATTATTGGCTGAAATGGGCTTAGTGATTGAAGCACACCACCACGAAGTAGCAACAGCTGGGCAAAACGAAATTGCAACTCGCTTTAATTCACTAACCTTAAAAGCCGATGAAACCCAAATTTATAAATATGTGGTGCAAAATGTGGCAGCAGAACATGGTAAAACAGCCTGTTTTATGCCAAAACCTTTTGCTGGCGATAATGGCTCAGGTATGCACTGTAATATGTCTTTAAGCAAAGACGGAAAAAATATCTTTATGGGCGACAAATATGCAGGTTTATCAGAAACCGCACTTTATTATATCGGTGGAATTATTAAACATGCTAAAGCACTGAATGCTTTCACTAACCCATCAACGAACTCTTATAAACGTTTAGTACCGGGGTTTGAAGCACCTGTATTACTTGCTTATTCTGCTAGTAACCGTTCGGCATCAATCCGTATCCCAGCGGTAACTTCGCCAAAAGCAACCCGTATTGAAGCTCGTTTCCCAGATCCATTAGCAAACCCATATTTAGCTTTCTCAGCCTTATTAATGGCGGGATTAGACGGTATCTTAAACAAAATTCACCCAGGTGAAGCAATGGATAAGAATCTTTATGATTTACCACCTGAAGAACTTAAAGACATTCCAGCAGTATCAGGTTCATTAGAAGAAGCATTAAACTCCCTTGAACAAGATTATGAATTCTTAACCCAAGGCGGAGTATTCAGCAAAGATTTCATTGATACTTATATTGAAATGAAACGTAAAGATGTGGAACGTTTAAATATGACTCCACACCCTGTTGAATTTGAAATGTATTATGCGTAG
- a CDS encoding adenylosuccinate synthase has translation MGKSVVILGAQWGDEGKGKIVDLLTDRVSYVVRYQGGHNAGHTLIINGEKTVLRLIPSGILRDNVTCLIGNGVVLSPEALLQEMGELESRGVNVRDRLLISEACPLILPYHVAMDHARENALGKNKIGTTGRGIGPAYEDKVARRGLRVGDLFNLDSFAEKLKEIVDYYNFQLTQYYKAEPVDYNKILEQVRSVAELIKSMTADVASILHNARANGDNILFEGAQGTMLDIDYGTYPFVTSSNTTAGGVATGAGFGPRNIDYVLGIIKAYCTRVGSGPFTTELFDEVGAEIARKGNEFGAVTGRPRRCGWFDAVAVRRAVQVNSISGFCMTKLDVLDGFEELKICVGYKMPNGEVVECSPLAAKDWQGVEPIYETMPGWKENTFRVTKREDLPQAALNYIKRIEEIVGVPVDILSTGPDRQETIILRDPFA, from the coding sequence ATGGGCAAAAGTGTAGTTATCCTTGGGGCGCAATGGGGCGACGAGGGTAAAGGGAAAATCGTAGATTTATTAACTGATCGAGTGAGTTATGTTGTTCGCTATCAAGGGGGGCATAATGCTGGGCATACGCTAATTATTAATGGAGAAAAAACGGTATTACGTTTAATTCCATCAGGTATTTTGCGTGATAATGTAACCTGTTTAATTGGTAATGGCGTAGTATTATCGCCAGAAGCCTTACTACAAGAAATGGGGGAGTTAGAAAGTCGTGGTGTTAATGTTCGTGATCGTTTACTCATTTCTGAAGCTTGCCCACTTATTTTGCCTTATCATGTTGCTATGGATCATGCTCGTGAAAACGCCTTAGGCAAAAACAAAATTGGCACAACTGGACGTGGTATCGGCCCTGCTTATGAGGATAAAGTGGCTCGCCGAGGTTTGCGCGTAGGCGATTTATTCAATTTAGACAGTTTTGCTGAAAAATTAAAAGAAATTGTGGATTACTACAATTTTCAGCTTACCCAATATTATAAAGCTGAGCCTGTGGACTATAACAAAATCCTTGAACAAGTTCGTTCAGTGGCTGAGCTTATTAAGAGCATGACCGCAGATGTGGCAAGCATTTTACATAATGCTCGAGCTAATGGTGATAATATCCTATTTGAAGGGGCACAGGGGACAATGTTAGATATTGACTATGGTACCTATCCTTTTGTAACAAGCTCTAACACCACTGCGGGTGGCGTAGCCACAGGGGCAGGTTTTGGGCCTCGTAATATTGATTATGTATTGGGTATTATTAAAGCCTATTGTACTCGTGTGGGAAGTGGGCCTTTTACCACCGAATTATTTGATGAAGTAGGGGCTGAAATTGCACGCAAGGGCAATGAATTTGGTGCTGTAACAGGTCGTCCACGCCGCTGTGGTTGGTTTGATGCGGTGGCAGTACGGCGTGCAGTGCAAGTTAACTCAATCTCTGGTTTTTGTATGACAAAACTTGATGTACTAGACGGTTTTGAAGAATTAAAAATTTGCGTAGGCTACAAAATGCCAAATGGCGAAGTTGTTGAATGTTCACCACTTGCCGCTAAAGATTGGCAAGGGGTAGAACCGATATATGAAACCATGCCAGGTTGGAAAGAAAACACTTTCCGAGTGACTAAACGTGAAGATTTACCGCAAGCCGCCTTAAACTACATTAAACGTATCGAGGAAATTGTAGGTGTACCTGTAGATATTCTCTCCACCGGTCCAGATCGCCAAGAAACCATTATCCTGCGTGATCCTTTTGCTTAA
- a CDS encoding RidA family protein, producing MTNFIHTEKAPAAIGPYVQAVDLGNIIMTSGQIPVNPQTGEIPTDIVAQTRQSLQNIQAIIEQAGLTVADIVKTTVFVKDLNDFTAVNGEYERFFQQNNHPNFPARSCVEVARLPKDVGIEIEAIAVRKS from the coding sequence ATGACTAACTTCATTCATACTGAAAAAGCCCCAGCTGCCATAGGGCCTTATGTACAAGCCGTAGATTTAGGCAATATAATTATGACCTCTGGACAAATCCCTGTTAATCCACAAACAGGCGAAATTCCAACGGATATTGTGGCACAAACCCGTCAATCACTACAAAATATTCAAGCCATTATTGAACAAGCTGGGCTAACTGTGGCAGATATTGTTAAAACTACCGTTTTCGTTAAAGATCTCAATGATTTTACTGCTGTCAATGGCGAATATGAACGTTTTTTCCAACAAAACAACCACCCCAATTTCCCCGCTCGCTCTTGTGTTGAAGTGGCACGCCTACCTAAAGATGTGGGAATTGAAATTGAGGCAATTGCGGTAAGAAAATCATAG